From a region of the Penaeus vannamei isolate JL-2024 chromosome 2, ASM4276789v1, whole genome shotgun sequence genome:
- the LOC138865646 gene encoding uncharacterized protein encodes MNTLTILLVAAVAVVASGMKGDHPKEQVVHRAFHEAKKVCMEILMPSEDEVCNMKEKMKECLQNMGHGHLTSHPALASDEMPELEDALCFREELKGISAESRRNVSLCALEDHGVLVRASLHTS; translated from the exons ATGAATACGTTGACGATCCTGTTGGTGGCGGCAGTCGCTGTAGTCGCGAGCGGCATGAAAGGCGACCACCCCAAAGAGCAGGTAGTCCACCGCGCTTTTCATGAAG CCAAAAAGGTGTGCATGGAGATTCTGATGCCATCCGAAGACGAAGTATgtaacatgaaagaaaaaatgaaggagtgCCTCCAAAATATGGGTCACGGTCATCTGa CTTCCCACCCTGCCTTGGCTTCCGACGAGATGCCCGAGCTAGAGGACGCGCTGTGCTTCCGCGAAGAACTCAAGGGTATCTCGGCCGAAAGCCGGAGAAATGTGTCCCTGTGCGCCCTAGAAGACCATGGAGTCCTGGTGCGTGCTTCTTTGCACACGAGTTAA